From Desulfobulbaceae bacterium:
CCTCCACTTCACAGGTACCAGGTTTTTTCTCCCCGCAAAACGATCCCTGCCCATCGATAAGGTAAGCAAAAACGGTATGCCCCGGTTTCACCGGATGTCTGAACTCCGTCTTCGCTGGCACAGTAACGTCAATATACTCCGGATCGATGACAATACCCTGCACCGGCCCCACAATTCCTGCGACCTCCCCGGCAATAACCTTAATTATCACCCCACTAGACAGTTTGACCTCGGGGATCTGGGTGCTTGCCACATCTCGATACCGCGGGTCCATCATCTTATCCCGAGCTGGCAAATTAGCCCAGAGCTGAAATCCGTACATCTTCCCCTCACTATCACCTTTTGGCATTTCCTGGTGGATAATCCCGCTCCCGGCAGTCATCCATTGAACATCGCCGGAACTGATAACCCCCGAGTTACCTAAACTGTCGCTGTGTGCTACGTCGCCTCTCAATACATAGGTGATCGTTTCGATCCCCCGATGAGGATGCCAAGGAAACCCCTTGATATAGTAAGCTGGGGTGTCAGAACGGAAATCATCAAAGAGCAGAAAAGGATCAAACTCCGGCGCCTCACTGAATCCAAATCCTCTTTTCAAGTGAACTCCATCCCCTTCAATGGTTGGCTTGCCAGTAAAAACTTTACAAACTTTGCGCACGGTAACCATTGAGACATCCTCCTTCAAATATCT
This genomic window contains:
- a CDS encoding pirin family protein encodes the protein MVTVRKVCKVFTGKPTIEGDGVHLKRGFGFSEAPEFDPFLLFDDFRSDTPAYYIKGFPWHPHRGIETITYVLRGDVAHSDSLGNSGVISSGDVQWMTAGSGIIHQEMPKGDSEGKMYGFQLWANLPARDKMMDPRYRDVASTQIPEVKLSSGVIIKVIAGEVAGIVGPVQGIVIDPEYIDVTVPAKTEFRHPVKPGHTVFAYLIDGQGSFCGEKKPGTCEVEESSSGNLQQQSFGVNGEIILFGDGSEIMVFTEDQEVRFLLISGKPIGEPVAWRGPIVMNTAGELRAAFEEYDQGTFIKFRR